The following proteins are co-located in the Gorilla gorilla gorilla isolate KB3781 chromosome 18, NHGRI_mGorGor1-v2.1_pri, whole genome shotgun sequence genome:
- the LCAT gene encoding phosphatidylcholine-sterol acyltransferase codes for MGPPGSPWQWVTLLLGLLLPPAAPFWLLNVLFPPHTTPKAELSNHTRPVILVPGCLGNQLEAKLDKPDVVNWMCYRKTEDFFTIWLDLNMFLPLGVDCWIDNTRVVYNRSSGLVSNAPGVQIRVPGFGKTYSVEYLDSSKLAGYLHTLVQNLVNNGYVRDETVRAAPYDWRLEPGQQEEYYRKLAGLVEEMHAAYGKPVFLIGHSLGCLHLLYFLLRQPQAWKDRFIDGFISLGAPWGGSIKPMLVLASGDNQGIPIMSSIKLKEEQRITTTSPWMFPSHMAWPEDHVFISTPSFNYTGRDFQRFFADLHFEEGWYMWLQSRDLLAGLPAPGVEVYCLYGVGLPTPRTYIYDHGFPYTDPVGVLYEDGDDTVATRSTELCGLWQGRQPQPVHLLPLHGIQHLNMVFSNLTLEHINAILLGAYRQGPPASPTASPEPPPPE; via the exons ATGGGGCCGCCCGGCTCCCCATGGCAGTGGGTGACGCTGCTGCTGGGGCTGCTGCTCCCTCCTGCCGCCCCCTTCTGGCTCCTCAATGTGCTCTTCCCCCCGCACACCACGCCCAAGGCTGAGCTCAGTAACCACACACGGCCCGTCATCCTCG TGCCCGGCTGCCTGGGGAATCAGCTAGAAGCCAAGCTGGACAAACCAGATGTGGTGAACTGGATGTGCTACCGCAAGACAGAGGACTTCTTCACCATCTGGCTGGATCTCAACATGTTCCTACCCCTTGGGGTAGACTGCTGGATCGATAACACCAG GGTTGTCTACAACCGGAGCTCTGGGCTCGTGTCAAACGCCCCTGGTGTCCAGATCCGCGTCCCTGGCTTTGGCAAGACCTACTCTGTGGAGTACCTGGACAGCAGCAAGCTGGCAG GGTACCTGCACACACTGGTGCAGAACCTGGTCAACAACGGCTACGTGCGGGACGAGACTGTGCGTGCCGCCCCCTATGACTGGCGGCTGGAGCCCG GCCAGCAGGAGGAGTACTACCGCAAGCTCGCAGGGCTGGTGGAGGAGATGCACGCTGCCTATGGGAAGCCTGTCTTCCTCATTGGCCACAGCCTCGGCTGTCTACACTTGCTCTATTTCCTGCTGCGCCAGCCCCAGGCCTGGAAGGACCGCTTTATCGACGGCTTCATCTCTCTTGGGGCTCCCTGGGGTGGCTCCATCAAGCCCATGCTGGTCTTGGCCTCAG GTGACAACCAGGGCATCCCCATCATGTCCAGCATCAAGCTGAAAGAGGAGCAGCGCATAACCACCACCTCCCCCTGGATGTTTCCCTCTCACATGGCGTGGCCTGAGGACCACGTGTTCATTTCCACACCCAGCTTCAACTACACAGGCCGTGACTTCCAACGCTTCTTTGCAGACCTGCACTTTGAGGAAGGCTGGTACATGTGGCTGCAGTCACGTGACCTCCTGGCAGGACTCCCAGCACCTGGTGTGGAAGTATACTGTCTTTACGGCGTGGGCCTGCCCACGCCCCGCACCTACATCTACGACCACGGCTTCCCCTACACGGACCCTGTGGGTGTGCTCTATGAGGATGGTGATGACACGGTGGCGACCCGCAGCACCGAGCTCTGTGGCCTGTGGCAGGGCCGCCAGCCACAGCCTGTGCACCTGCTGCCCCTGCACGGGATACAGCATCTCAACATGGTCTTCAGCAACCTCACCCTGGAGCACATCAATGCCATCCTGCTGGGTGCCTACCGCCAGGGTCCCCCTGCATCCCCGACTGCCAGCCCAGAGCCCCCGCCTCCTGAATAA
- the PSMB10 gene encoding proteasome subunit beta type-10 produces MLKPALEPRGGFSFENCQRNASLERVLPGLKVPHARKTGTTIAGLVFQDGVILGADTRATNDSVVADKSCEKIHFIAPKIYCCGAGVAADAEMTTRMVASKMELHALSTGREPRVATVTRILRQTLFRYQGHVGASLIVGGVDLTGPQLYGVHPHGSYSRLPFTALGSGQDAALAVLEDRFQPNMTLEAAQGLLVEAITAGILGDLGSGGNVDACVITKTGAKLLRTLSSPTEPVKRSGHYHFVPGTTAVLTQTVKPLTLELVEETVQAMEVE; encoded by the exons ATGCTGAAGCCAGCCCTGGAGCCCCGAGGGGGCTTCTCCTTCGAGAACTGCCAAAG AAATGCATCATTGGAACGCGTCCTCCCGGGGCTCAAGGTCCCTCACGCACGCAAGACTGGGACCACCATCGCGGGCCTGGTGTTCCAA gaCGGGGTCATTCTGGGCGCCGACACGCGAGCCACTAACGATTCGGTCGTGGCGGACAAGAGCTGCGAGAAGATCCACTTCATCGCCCCCAAAATCTA CTGCTGTGGGGCTGGAGTAGCCGCGGACGCCGAGATGACCACACGGATGGTGGCTTCCAAGATGGAGCTACACGCGCTATCCACGGGCCGCGAGCCCCGCGTGGCCACGGTCACTCGCATCCTGCGCCAGACGCTCTTCAG GTACCAGGGCCACGTGGGTGCATCGCTGATCGTGGGCGGCGTAGACCTGACTGGACCGCAGCTCTACGGCGTGCATCCCCATGGCTCCTACAGCCGTCTGCCCTTCACAGCCCTGG GCTCTGGTCAGGACGCGGCCCTGGCAGTGCTAGAAGACCGGTTCCAGCCGAACATGACG CTGGAGGCTGCTCAGGGGCTGCTGGTGGAAGCCATCACCGCCGGGATCTTGGGTGACCTGGGCTCCGGGGGCAATGTGGACGCATGTGTGATCACGAAGACTGGCGCCAAGCTGCTGCGGACACTGAGCTCACCCACAGAGCCCGTGAAGAG GTCTGGCCACTACCACTTTGTGCCTGGAACCACAGCTGTCCTGACCCAGACAGTGAAGCCACTAACCCTGGAGCTAGTGGAGGAAACTGTGCAGGCTATGGAGGTGGAGTAA
- the PSKH1 gene encoding serine/threonine-protein kinase H1, translating into MGCGTSKVLPEPPKDVQLDLVKKVEPFSGTKSDVYKHFITEVDSVGPVKAGFPAASQYAHPCPGPPTAGHTEPPSEPPRRARVAKYRAKFDPRVTAKYDIKALIGRGSFSRVVRVEHRATRQPYAIKMIETKYREGREVCESELRVLRRVRHANIIQLVEVFETQERVYMVMELATGGELFDRIIAKGSFTERDATRVLQMVLDGVRYLHALGITHRDLKPENLLYYHPGTDSKIIITDFGLASARKKGDDCLMKTTCGTPEYIAPEVLVRKPYTNSVDMWALGVIAYILLSGTMPFEDDNRTRLYRQILRGKYSYSGEPWPSVSNLAKDFIDRLLTVDPGARMTALQALRHPWVVSMAASSSMKNLHRSISQNLLKRASSRCQSTKSAQSTRSSRSTRSNKSRRVRERELRELNLRYQQQYNS; encoded by the exons ATGGGCTGTGGGACAAGCAAGGTCCTTCCTGAGCCACCCAAGGATGTCCAGCTGGATCTAGTCAAGAAGGTGGAGCCCTTCAGTGGCACTAAGAGTGACGTGTACAAGCACTTCATCACAGAGGTGGACAGTGTTGGCCCTGTCAAAGCCGGGTTCCCAGCAGCAAGTCAGTATGCACACCCCTGCCCCGGTCCCCCGACTGCTGGCCACACAGAGCCTCCCTCAGAACCACCACGCAGGGCCAGGGTAGCTAAGTACAGGGCCAAGTTTGACCCACGTGTTACAGCTAAGTATGACATCAAGGCCCTAATTGGCCGAGGCAGCTTCAGCCGAGTGGTACGTGTAGAGCACCGGGCAACCCGGCAGCCATATGCCATCAAGATGATTGAGACCAAGTACCGGGAGGGGCGGGAGGTGTGTGAGTCGGAGCTGCGTGTGCTGCGTCGGGTGCGTCATGCCAACATCATCCAGCTGGTGGAGGTGTTCGAGACGCAGGAGCGGGTGTACATGGTGATGGAGCTGGCCACTGGTGGAGAGCTCTTCGACCGCATCATTGCCAAGGGCTCCTTCACCGAGCGTGACGCCACGCGGGTGCTGCAGATGGTGCTGGATGGCGTCCGGTATCTGCATGCACTGGGCATCACACACCGAGACCTCAAACCTGAGAATCTGCTCTACTACCATCCGGGCACTGACTCCAAGATCATCATCACCGACTTCGGCTTGGCCAGTGCTCGCAAGAAGGGTGATGACTGCTTGATGAAGACCACCTGTGGCACGCCTGAGTACATTGCCCCAGAAGTCCTGGTCCGCAAGCCCTACACCAACTCAGTGGACATGTGGGCGCTGGGCGTCATTGCCTACATCCTACTCAGTGGCACCATGCCGTTTGAGGATGACAACCGTACCCGGCTGTACCGGCAGATCCTCAGGGGCAAGTACAGTTACTCTGGGGAG CCCTGGCCTAGTGTGTCCAACCTGGCCAAGGACTTCATTGACCGCCTGCTGACAGTGGACCCTGGAGCCCGTATGACTGCACTGCAGGCCCTGAGGCACCCGTGGGTGGTGAGCATGGCTGCCTCTTCATCCATGAAGAACCTGCACCGCTCCATATCCCAGAACCTCCTTAAACGTGCCTCCTCGCGCTGCCAGAGCACCAAATCTGCCCAGTCCACGCGTTCCAGCCGCTCCACACGCTCCAACAAGTCACGCCGTGTGCGGGAACGGGAGCTGCGGGAGCTCAACCTGCGCTACCAGCAGCAATACAATAGTTGA
- the CTRL gene encoding chymotrypsin-like protease CTRL-1, which yields MLLLSLTLSLVLLGSSWGCGVPAIKPALSFSQRIVNGENAVSGSWPWQVSLQDSSGFHFCGGSLISQSWVVTAAHCNVSPGRHFVVLGEYDRSSNAEPLQVLSISRAITHPSWNSTTMNNDVMLLKLASPAQYTTRISPVCLASSNEALTEGLTCVTTGWGRLSGMGNVTPARLQQVALPLVTVNQCRQYWGSSITASMICAGGAGASSCQGDSGGPLVCQKGNTWVLIGIVSWGTKNCNVRAPAVYTRVSKFSTWINQVIAYN from the exons ATGTTGCTGCTCAGCCTGACCCTAAGCCTGGTTCTTCTCGGCTCCTCCTGGG GCTGCGGCGTTCCTGCCATCAAACCGGCACTGAGCTTCAGCCAGAGGATTGTCAACGGGGAGAATGCAGTGTCGGGCTCCTGGCCCTGGCAGGTGTCCCTGCAG GACAGCAGCGGCTTCCACTTCTGCGGTGGTTCTCTCATCAGCCAGTCCTGGGTGGTCACTGCTGCCCACTGCAATGTCAG CCCTGGCCGCCATTTTGTTGTCCTGGGCGAGTATGACCGATCATCAAACGCAGAGCCCTTGCAGGTTCTGTCCATCTCTCGG GCCATTACACACCCTAGCTGGAACTCTACCACCATGAACAATGATGTGATGCTGCTGAAGCTCGCCTCGCCAGCCCAGTACACAACACGCATCTCGCCAGTTTGCCTGGCATCCTCAAACGAGGCTCTGACTGAAGGCCTCACGTGTGTCACCACCGGCTGGGGTCGCCTCAGTGGCATGG GCAATGTGACACCAGCACGCCTGCAGCAGGTGGCTTTGCCCCTGGTCACTGTGAATCAGTGCCGGCAGTACTGGGGCTCAAGTATCACTGCCTCCATGATCTGTGCAGGTGGCGCAGGTGCCTCCTCGTGCCAG gGTGACTCCGGAGGCCCTCTTGTCTGCCAGAAGGGAAACACATGGGTGCTTATTGGTATTGTCTCCTGGGGCACCAAAAACTGCAATGTGCGCGCACCTGCTGTGTATACTCGAGTTAGCAAGTTCAGCACCTGGATCAACCAGGTCATAGCCTACAACTGA